Proteins encoded in a region of the Streptomyces sp. NBC_00513 genome:
- a CDS encoding TetR/AcrR family transcriptional regulator, translating into MSPRSASVNEELRRRSRERLLQATVELVAERGYEATTLGDIADRAGAARGLVSYYFPGKRQLLQSAVHRLMHLTLEAALERDPPADDGRERLARAIDAILGLARDRPRLMRTHMAGILQAEGFVQCVEQQRLAELLRDTVARYGSADVDTDYPLLRALLMGAVVAVLLPGAPMPQTRLRAELFQRYALDWEMGDPPDGGPPGGSFPSAR; encoded by the coding sequence ATGTCCCCGCGCAGCGCATCGGTCAATGAAGAATTGCGTAGACGTTCCCGGGAGCGGCTGCTGCAGGCCACGGTCGAACTCGTCGCCGAGCGCGGCTACGAGGCCACGACCCTCGGCGACATCGCGGACCGCGCGGGCGCGGCCCGCGGCCTGGTCTCGTACTACTTCCCCGGCAAGCGACAGTTGCTCCAGTCGGCCGTGCACCGTCTGATGCACCTGACCTTGGAAGCGGCCCTGGAACGGGATCCTCCGGCGGATGACGGCCGCGAGCGGCTGGCCCGGGCGATCGACGCGATCCTGGGCCTCGCCCGGGACCGGCCGCGGCTGATGCGGACCCACATGGCGGGCATCCTCCAGGCGGAGGGGTTCGTCCAGTGCGTCGAACAACAACGGCTCGCGGAGCTGCTGCGGGACACGGTCGCCCGCTACGGGTCGGCGGACGTGGACACCGACTACCCGCTGCTGCGGGCCCTGCTGATGGGCGCGGTGGTGGCGGTGCTGCTGCCGGGAGCGCCGATGCCGCAGACCCGGCTGCGGGCCGAGCTGTTCCAGCGGTACGCGTTGGACTGGGAGATGGGCGACCCGCCGGACGGCGGGCCGCCCGGCGGATCGTTCCCCTCGGCACGGTGA
- a CDS encoding LVIVD repeat-containing protein yields the protein MTSHTVRAPRRSPAVALVAAGLLSTLLATAGPAVASPDPGDALPGVGSARNAAPAQGRELAPGEIPGQDEIVHSRNITPLANIPSANPQGINSDLAFQGRYAYAGSYDGFTIYDIGNPKAPKTVTTVLCPGGQNDVSVSGDLLFLSTDSSRSDDSCNSVSQPATEKSSWEGIKIFDIKDKKNPKYIKSVETACGSHTHTLVPGGRDIYLYVSSYSPNEAFPDCKPPHDGISVVKVPKKAPTTASVVAFPVLFPDGGNPGAPANPGVSKTTGCHDITVLPSKNLAAGACMGDGILFDISKPEQPRVIDRVQDNVNFAFWHSATFNERANKVVFTDELGGGSGATCNEATGPDRGADGIYDITGRGDQRKLVFKSYFKIPRLQADTENCVAHNGSLIPVGGGRDVMVQAWYQGGISVWDFTDSTRPREIAYFERGPLTTDTLGLGGSWSAYYYNGHIYSNDIVKGLDVLRLDDRRTDSAKWVRMDGLNVQTQPEYH from the coding sequence GTGACCTCGCACACCGTCAGAGCGCCACGCAGGAGTCCGGCGGTGGCCCTCGTGGCCGCCGGGCTGCTCTCCACGCTCCTGGCCACCGCCGGACCGGCGGTCGCCAGCCCCGACCCGGGCGACGCGTTACCCGGCGTCGGATCCGCGCGGAACGCCGCACCCGCCCAAGGCCGCGAACTCGCCCCCGGGGAGATCCCCGGTCAGGACGAGATCGTGCACAGCCGCAACATCACGCCCCTCGCCAACATCCCCAGCGCCAACCCCCAGGGCATCAACTCGGACCTGGCCTTCCAGGGCAGGTACGCCTACGCGGGCAGTTACGACGGCTTCACCATCTACGACATCGGCAACCCGAAGGCGCCCAAGACCGTCACCACGGTCCTGTGCCCCGGCGGGCAGAACGACGTATCGGTCTCCGGCGACCTGCTGTTCCTCTCCACCGACTCCTCGCGCAGCGACGACTCCTGCAACAGCGTCTCGCAGCCCGCCACGGAGAAGTCCTCGTGGGAGGGCATCAAGATCTTCGACATCAAGGACAAGAAGAACCCCAAGTACATCAAGTCGGTGGAGACCGCCTGCGGCTCGCACACCCACACCCTGGTCCCGGGCGGCCGTGACATCTACCTCTACGTCTCCTCGTACTCGCCGAACGAGGCCTTCCCCGACTGCAAGCCGCCGCACGACGGCATCTCCGTCGTCAAGGTCCCGAAGAAGGCCCCGACGACGGCCTCGGTCGTCGCCTTCCCCGTCCTCTTCCCGGACGGCGGGAACCCGGGAGCGCCCGCCAACCCCGGCGTCTCCAAGACCACCGGCTGCCACGACATCACCGTGCTCCCCTCGAAGAACCTCGCCGCCGGCGCCTGCATGGGCGACGGCATCCTCTTCGACATCAGCAAGCCCGAGCAGCCGCGGGTCATCGACCGGGTCCAGGACAACGTGAACTTCGCGTTCTGGCACTCCGCGACCTTCAACGAGCGCGCGAACAAGGTCGTGTTCACCGACGAATTGGGCGGCGGCAGCGGCGCCACCTGCAACGAGGCCACCGGCCCCGACCGGGGCGCGGACGGGATCTACGACATCACCGGGCGCGGGGACCAGCGCAAGCTCGTCTTCAAGAGCTACTTCAAGATCCCGCGGCTCCAGGCCGACACCGAGAACTGCGTGGCCCACAACGGCTCGCTGATCCCGGTCGGCGGCGGTCGCGACGTCATGGTGCAGGCCTGGTACCAGGGCGGGATCTCGGTGTGGGACTTCACCGACTCCACCCGGCCCAGGGAGATCGCGTACTTCGAGCGCGGCCCCCTGACCACCGACACGCTCGGCCTCGGCGGTTCCTGGTCGGCGTACTACTACAACGGACACATCTACTCGAACGACATCGTCAAGGGCCTCGACGTGCTGCGGCTCGACGACCGGCGCACCGACAGCGCCAAGTGGGTGCGGATGGACGGCCTCAACGTGCAGACGCAACCCGAGTACCACTGA
- a CDS encoding DUF305 domain-containing protein: protein MDMANALLGRILGAALTAGLLFTLAGCRQDGAADDARDGAPVVVAPGRPGERARTLSPEQAAKERPDDSPNAADQTYVRHMIEHHGQALTMSALAPTRASADGVKRVAERIAAAQRPEMGAMEKWRARHPEPSTDAGSHDHGAMPGMATERQLADLAAARGADFDRLFLTLMIAHHEGAVKMAGEALAGGNNVAVEEMATEVVATQSAEIHRMRAMG from the coding sequence ATGGACATGGCAAACGCCTTACTCGGCCGAATCCTGGGAGCGGCGCTGACCGCCGGTCTCCTGTTCACCCTCGCCGGCTGCCGGCAGGACGGGGCGGCGGACGACGCCCGTGACGGCGCGCCGGTGGTCGTGGCCCCCGGCAGACCGGGTGAGAGGGCACGGACCCTCTCCCCCGAACAGGCGGCCAAGGAGCGTCCGGACGACAGTCCCAACGCCGCCGACCAGACGTACGTGCGCCACATGATCGAGCACCACGGGCAGGCGCTGACGATGAGCGCGCTCGCCCCGACCCGGGCCTCGGCCGACGGGGTCAAGCGGGTCGCGGAACGCATAGCCGCCGCGCAGCGACCCGAGATGGGGGCCATGGAGAAGTGGCGGGCACGGCACCCGGAGCCCTCCACCGACGCCGGATCCCATGACCACGGAGCGATGCCGGGCATGGCCACGGAGCGGCAACTCGCGGATCTCGCCGCGGCGAGGGGCGCGGACTTCGACCGGCTCTTCCTCACGCTGATGATCGCCCACCACGAGGGCGCCGTGAAGATGGCGGGCGAGGCGCTGGCCGGGGGCAACAACGTGGCGGTCGAGGAGATGGCGACGGAGGTGGTGGCCACCCAGAGCGCCGAGATCCACCGTATGCGCGCGATGGGCTGA
- a CDS encoding FAD-dependent oxidoreductase: MLRVAVVGSGPSGVYAAQTLVQQREVPGVRVDVLDRLPAPYGLVRYGVAPDHEKIKSLTGSLRAVLEDGRIRFLGNVEVGGPSLTTARLLELYHAVVYCVGAARDRLLGIPGEELAGVHSATAFVAWYSGHPDAAAFDLRGVRSAVVVGAGNVAVDVTRILARGAPELTATDMPHPALGVLAGSGLRTVSMVARRGPSQGRFTTKELRELGTLPGVAVRVDPAELALDPTYRDPDAAAALPAVARRNLEVLRGWAEADGEEAAEKPDRTIALRFQLRPAMVLGGTDGRVVGMRFERTAQDGAGGVTGTGGYEDVPAELVLRSVGYQGVPLPGLPFDAARGTIPHAAGRVLRAGRASVGEYVAGWIKRGPTGVIGTNRPCAKETASSLLQDAGALARRELPGDPLDALRAAGLRPVEWPGWLAIEIAEADLGRSLGRRSVKIPDWSGLLGAAGSPSPPTP, translated from the coding sequence GTGCTTCGTGTCGCCGTCGTCGGTTCGGGCCCGAGCGGGGTCTACGCCGCGCAGACCCTGGTCCAGCAGCGCGAGGTGCCGGGTGTACGGGTCGATGTGCTGGACCGACTGCCGGCGCCGTACGGGCTCGTGCGGTACGGGGTGGCCCCCGACCACGAGAAGATCAAGTCGCTGACCGGAAGTCTGCGCGCGGTGCTGGAGGACGGGCGGATCCGCTTCCTCGGGAACGTGGAGGTGGGCGGCCCGAGCCTGACCACCGCCCGGCTGCTGGAGCTGTACCACGCGGTCGTGTACTGCGTCGGCGCCGCCCGGGACCGGCTGCTGGGGATCCCCGGCGAGGAACTGGCCGGGGTGCACTCCGCGACGGCCTTCGTGGCCTGGTACAGCGGGCACCCGGACGCGGCGGCCTTCGATCTGCGCGGGGTGCGCTCGGCGGTGGTGGTCGGGGCGGGCAACGTCGCGGTGGACGTGACCCGCATCCTGGCCCGGGGCGCGCCCGAGCTGACGGCGACCGACATGCCGCACCCGGCTCTGGGGGTGCTGGCGGGCAGTGGTCTGCGGACGGTGTCGATGGTCGCCCGGCGCGGCCCCTCCCAGGGCCGGTTCACCACGAAGGAACTGCGCGAACTGGGCACCCTGCCGGGGGTCGCGGTGCGGGTGGATCCCGCCGAACTGGCCCTGGACCCGACCTACCGCGACCCGGACGCGGCGGCCGCGCTGCCCGCCGTGGCCCGGCGGAACCTGGAGGTGCTGCGGGGCTGGGCCGAGGCGGACGGCGAGGAGGCGGCCGAGAAGCCGGATCGGACCATCGCCCTGCGGTTCCAGTTGCGTCCGGCGATGGTGCTGGGCGGGACGGACGGGCGGGTCGTCGGCATGCGGTTCGAGCGGACCGCGCAGGACGGCGCGGGCGGGGTGACCGGCACGGGCGGGTACGAGGACGTCCCGGCGGAGCTGGTCCTGCGGTCGGTGGGGTACCAGGGCGTGCCCCTGCCCGGTCTGCCGTTCGACGCCGCGCGCGGCACGATCCCGCACGCGGCGGGTCGGGTGCTGCGCGCGGGCCGGGCCTCGGTCGGGGAGTACGTGGCGGGCTGGATCAAACGCGGCCCGACCGGGGTGATCGGCACGAACCGGCCGTGCGCCAAGGAGACGGCGTCCTCGCTGCTCCAGGACGCGGGGGCGCTGGCCCGGCGCGAGCTTCCGGGCGACCCGCTGGACGCCCTGCGGGCGGCGGGACTGAGGCCGGTGGAGTGGCCGGGCTGGCTGGCCATCGAGATCGCGGAGGCCGACCTGGGGCGCTCGCTGGGACGCCGCTCCGTCAAGATCCCCGACTGGTCGGGCCTGCTGGGCGCGGCGGGCTCCCCGTCGCCCCCTACGCCGTGA
- a CDS encoding NADH:flavin oxidoreductase/NADH oxidase, with the protein MSAAPAAFAALFQPRTIRSVTIPNRVWMAPMCQYSAEATGPAVGAAGPWHFAHYAARAVGGTGLIIQEATAISPEGRISPYDLGIWNDTQVEALRPITAFLKSQGTISGIQLAHAGRKASTERPWKGGRSVGPEGHGWLPDAPSALPFHEGDPIPHELTVEQIHEVTAQFADAARRSLEAGFEIVEIHGAHGYLIGQFLSPRSNHRTDEYGGSFENRTRFALEVVDAVRAVWPAELPLFFRISATDWLEEDGWTGDDTVRLAALLHEHGVDFLDVSTGGLAPDAEIPVAPGFQVPFAARVKAETSLPVAAVGLITEPAQAEKILSNGEADAILLGRELLRDPYWARRAAAELGAEPRTPSPYHRAW; encoded by the coding sequence ATGAGTGCTGCCCCCGCCGCGTTTGCCGCCCTTTTCCAGCCCCGCACGATCCGCTCGGTGACCATCCCGAACCGCGTGTGGATGGCTCCGATGTGCCAGTACAGCGCCGAGGCCACCGGCCCCGCGGTCGGTGCGGCCGGCCCGTGGCACTTCGCGCACTACGCGGCCCGCGCCGTCGGTGGCACCGGCCTGATCATCCAGGAGGCCACCGCGATCTCGCCGGAGGGCCGCATCTCCCCGTACGACCTCGGCATCTGGAACGACACCCAGGTCGAGGCGCTGCGCCCGATCACCGCCTTCCTCAAGTCGCAGGGCACCATTTCGGGCATTCAGCTTGCGCACGCCGGCCGGAAGGCATCCACCGAGCGCCCCTGGAAGGGCGGCCGGTCGGTCGGACCCGAGGGCCACGGCTGGCTGCCCGACGCCCCGAGCGCGCTGCCCTTCCACGAGGGCGACCCGATCCCGCACGAGCTGACGGTCGAGCAGATCCACGAGGTCACCGCGCAGTTCGCGGACGCCGCCCGCCGCTCCCTCGAAGCCGGCTTCGAGATCGTCGAGATCCACGGCGCGCACGGCTACCTCATCGGGCAGTTCCTGTCCCCGCGCAGCAATCACCGCACCGACGAATACGGCGGCTCCTTCGAGAACCGCACCCGCTTCGCCCTCGAAGTCGTCGACGCCGTACGGGCGGTGTGGCCCGCGGAACTCCCGCTGTTCTTCAGGATCTCCGCCACCGACTGGCTGGAAGAGGACGGCTGGACCGGCGACGACACCGTCCGGTTGGCCGCTCTCCTGCACGAGCACGGCGTGGACTTCCTCGACGTCTCCACCGGCGGACTCGCCCCGGACGCCGAGATCCCGGTGGCTCCCGGCTTCCAGGTGCCCTTCGCGGCCCGGGTCAAGGCCGAGACCTCGCTGCCCGTCGCCGCCGTCGGCCTGATCACCGAGCCCGCCCAGGCCGAGAAGATCCTGTCCAACGGGGAGGCCGACGCGATCCTGCTCGGCCGGGAACTGCTCCGCGACCCGTACTGGGCCCGCCGCGCGGCGGCCGAACTGGGCGCGGAGCCGCGTACGCCCTCCCCGTACCACCGGGCCTGGTGA
- a CDS encoding exo-alpha-sialidase, whose protein sequence is MSDVLLLAGTRKGLFIGRRTDAGPWRFDGPHFNAQAVSAVAIDTRDPAPRLLVGGDSAHWGPSVFSSDDLGATWREPTAAAVRFPRDTGASLERVWQLHPAGPEAPDVVYAGTEPAALFRSTDRGESFELVRPLWEHPSRGSWVPGGGGEGLHTVITHPDDPDAVTVAVSTAGAFRTRDGGASWTPSNHGVSAVFLPDPNPEFGQCVHKIAQDAGNADRLYLQNHWGVYRSDDAGTDWTDIGAGLPSDFGFAVAAHPHRPDTAYVFPLNADSDRVPAEHRCRVFRTQDAGARWEPLERGLPDGDHYGTVLRDALCTDDGDPAGIYFGNRNGELYGSHDDGDSWQLLAEHLPDVLCVRAAVLP, encoded by the coding sequence ATGTCCGACGTTCTGCTGCTCGCGGGTACCCGCAAAGGACTCTTCATCGGCCGACGGACGGACGCCGGGCCCTGGCGGTTCGACGGGCCGCACTTCAACGCCCAGGCCGTGTCCGCGGTCGCGATCGACACCCGGGACCCGGCCCCCCGCCTGCTGGTCGGCGGGGACAGCGCGCACTGGGGCCCGTCCGTCTTCAGCTCCGACGACCTGGGCGCGACCTGGCGGGAACCCACCGCGGCGGCCGTGCGGTTCCCCCGGGACACGGGCGCCTCACTGGAACGGGTGTGGCAGTTGCACCCCGCCGGACCGGAGGCCCCGGACGTGGTCTACGCGGGTACCGAACCGGCCGCCCTGTTCCGCTCGACCGACCGGGGCGAGTCCTTCGAGCTGGTCCGGCCGCTGTGGGAGCACCCGAGCCGCGGGAGTTGGGTACCGGGCGGTGGCGGCGAGGGCCTGCACACCGTGATCACGCACCCCGACGATCCGGACGCCGTGACCGTCGCGGTCTCCACCGCCGGCGCGTTCCGGACCCGGGACGGCGGGGCGAGCTGGACCCCGTCGAACCACGGCGTCTCGGCCGTGTTCCTGCCGGACCCGAACCCGGAGTTCGGCCAGTGCGTCCACAAGATCGCCCAGGACGCCGGGAACGCCGACCGGCTGTACCTGCAGAACCACTGGGGGGTCTACCGCAGTGACGACGCGGGCACGGACTGGACCGACATCGGCGCCGGGCTGCCCTCCGACTTCGGCTTCGCGGTGGCCGCACACCCGCACCGGCCGGACACCGCGTACGTCTTCCCGCTCAACGCCGACTCCGATCGCGTCCCCGCCGAACACCGCTGCCGGGTGTTCCGCACACAGGACGCGGGGGCCCGCTGGGAGCCCCTGGAGCGGGGGTTGCCGGACGGGGACCACTACGGGACCGTCCTGCGGGACGCGCTCTGCACCGACGACGGGGACCCGGCGGGGATCTACTTCGGCAACCGCAACGGGGAGTTGTACGGCAGTCACGACGACGGGGACAGCTGGCAACTCCTGGCCGAGCACCTGCCGGACGTGCTCTGCGTGAGGGCCGCCGTTCTCCCGTGA
- a CDS encoding uracil-DNA glycosylase, protein MAARPLNEIVEPGWARALEPVAAQIAAMGDFLRGEIAAGRTYVPSGANVLRAFQQPFDEVKVLIVGQDPYPTPGHAMGLSFSVAPEVSPWPPSLDNIFREMHADIGTGRPLNGDLTPWTRQGVLLLNRSLTTAPRKTGGHRGKGWEAVTEQAIRALAARGKPLVSVLWGRDARNLRPLLGDLPAVESVHPSPMSAANGFFGSRPFSRTNELLVGQGAQPVDWRLPNAS, encoded by the coding sequence GTGGCAGCACGACCGTTGAACGAGATCGTCGAGCCGGGCTGGGCCCGGGCTCTTGAGCCGGTGGCCGCGCAGATCGCCGCGATGGGCGACTTCCTGCGCGGCGAGATCGCGGCGGGAAGGACGTACGTCCCCTCGGGGGCGAACGTCCTGCGCGCGTTCCAGCAGCCCTTCGACGAGGTGAAGGTGCTCATCGTCGGACAGGACCCGTACCCCACCCCGGGGCACGCGATGGGCCTGTCCTTCTCGGTGGCGCCCGAGGTGAGTCCGTGGCCGCCGAGCCTGGACAACATCTTCCGCGAGATGCACGCGGACATCGGGACGGGCCGGCCGCTCAACGGCGACCTGACCCCGTGGACCCGGCAGGGCGTACTGCTGTTGAACCGCTCGCTCACCACCGCCCCGCGCAAGACCGGCGGTCACCGCGGCAAGGGCTGGGAGGCCGTCACCGAGCAGGCCATCCGCGCGCTCGCCGCGCGCGGCAAGCCGCTGGTGTCCGTGCTGTGGGGGCGTGACGCACGCAACCTGCGGCCCCTGCTGGGCGACTTGCCGGCCGTGGAGTCCGTGCACCCCTCCCCCATGTCCGCGGCCAACGGGTTCTTCGGTTCCAGGCCGTTCAGCAGGACGAACGAGTTGCTGGTGGGACAGGGAGCGCAGCCGGTTGACTGGCGCCTGCCGAACGCCAGTTGA
- a CDS encoding sirohydrochlorin chelatase gives MSSPTGPDNGLPVRMPRPRPAGRHRRPEPAVAPEGAPALVLAVPGAPSAASRGLAEEIISIGRSELPGLDGRIGYLDGDDVEGSEFPSLSGVLTSVAHERAARAEFSRAAGHEVPPATGPDAVVVPLLAGPDGDLLRRVRQALMDSSAAAELADVLGPHPLLAEGLHVRLSEAGLARADRARLFTVTTAADGIILATTGGEEAVRAAGITGMLLAARLAVPVKAAALDQEGSVASIAEQLRAEGSTQLALAPYLIGPEAAEGLLDTACKEADCATAEVLGAYPALGKLAVAQYSAALGITLGAAAH, from the coding sequence ATGAGCTCCCCCACTGGGCCCGACAATGGCCTGCCCGTACGAATGCCGCGACCCCGCCCTGCCGGACGGCACCGCCGACCCGAGCCCGCGGTGGCGCCCGAGGGCGCGCCCGCGCTGGTGCTCGCCGTGCCCGGTGCCCCCTCCGCCGCCTCGCGCGGACTCGCGGAAGAGATCATCAGCATCGGTCGTTCCGAGCTGCCGGGCCTCGACGGCCGGATCGGGTACCTCGACGGCGATGACGTCGAGGGTTCCGAGTTCCCGTCGCTGTCCGGCGTACTGACCTCCGTCGCGCACGAGCGTGCCGCGCGCGCGGAGTTCTCCCGCGCCGCCGGGCACGAGGTGCCCCCGGCGACCGGCCCGGACGCGGTGGTCGTGCCCCTGCTGGCCGGCCCCGACGGCGACCTGTTGCGCCGCGTCCGCCAGGCGCTGATGGACTCCTCGGCCGCCGCCGAGCTGGCCGACGTGCTCGGCCCGCACCCGCTGCTCGCCGAGGGCCTGCACGTGCGGCTCTCCGAGGCCGGTCTGGCCCGCGCCGACCGGGCGCGCCTGTTCACCGTGACCACCGCCGCCGACGGCATCATCCTGGCGACCACCGGCGGCGAGGAGGCAGTCCGGGCCGCCGGGATCACCGGCATGCTGCTGGCCGCCCGTCTCGCGGTGCCGGTCAAGGCCGCCGCCCTGGACCAGGAGGGCTCGGTGGCGTCGATCGCCGAGCAGCTGCGCGCCGAGGGCTCGACGCAGTTGGCGCTGGCCCCGTACCTGATCGGCCCGGAGGCCGCCGAGGGGCTGCTGGACACGGCCTGCAAGGAGGCCGACTGCGCCACCGCCGAGGTGCTGGGGGCCTACCCGGCGCTCGGCAAGCTGGCCGTCGCGCAGTACAGCGCGGCGCTGGGGATCACCCTGGGCGCCGCGGCCCACTGA
- a CDS encoding lactonase family protein encodes MDDAHSTDQADGHRAYIGSFTSGGGRGVTTAAVDPATGALTPLSATAALVDPSYLALARDTGVLYAVSETEQGGVGAFRATAEGLEPLGDPARVGGSGPTHLCVAGRRLFAANYTSGSVSSLPLAADGRILGPAAVLAHRGSGLDSDRQASPHAHQVVPDPTGRRLLAVDLGTDSVLVHALDPAGGEPRPYGETALRAGTGPRHLAFHPDGEVVYVLHELEAQLTVCRWTATSGRLEPVAEVPIAAGGPSGPVRDHPSAVVASPDGRFVWAAVRGADTLVTFSLAGGPEKPQLTAIVSCGGHGPRDLALDPSGRRLYAANERSGDVTWFDVDPLTGRPRRAGSVPVPAATCVVFG; translated from the coding sequence GTGGACGACGCGCACAGCACGGACCAAGCGGACGGACACCGGGCCTACATCGGCTCGTTCACCTCGGGGGGCGGTCGCGGTGTCACCACCGCGGCCGTGGATCCGGCCACCGGGGCGCTGACCCCGCTCTCCGCCACCGCCGCCCTCGTGGACCCCTCGTACCTCGCCCTCGCGCGGGACACCGGGGTGCTCTACGCGGTCAGCGAGACCGAGCAGGGCGGGGTCGGCGCCTTCCGTGCCACGGCCGAGGGGCTCGAACCGCTCGGCGACCCCGCCCGGGTCGGCGGGTCCGGTCCCACCCATCTCTGCGTCGCGGGTCGGCGCCTGTTCGCCGCCAACTACACCTCCGGCAGCGTCAGCAGCCTCCCGCTCGCCGCCGACGGGCGGATCCTCGGGCCCGCCGCCGTCCTGGCGCATCGCGGCTCCGGTCTCGACTCCGACCGGCAGGCGTCCCCGCACGCCCACCAGGTGGTGCCCGACCCCACCGGCCGCCGGCTGCTCGCCGTGGACCTGGGCACCGACTCGGTACTGGTCCACGCCCTCGACCCGGCCGGCGGCGAGCCCCGGCCGTACGGCGAGACCGCGCTGCGGGCCGGGACGGGACCGCGCCACCTCGCCTTCCACCCGGACGGCGAGGTGGTCTACGTCCTGCACGAACTGGAGGCCCAGCTGACCGTCTGCCGGTGGACCGCGACCTCCGGGCGGCTGGAACCGGTCGCGGAGGTTCCGATCGCCGCGGGCGGGCCCTCGGGGCCCGTACGGGACCACCCCTCGGCCGTGGTCGCCTCGCCCGACGGGCGCTTCGTCTGGGCCGCCGTGCGCGGCGCCGACACCCTCGTCACCTTCTCGCTCGCCGGCGGGCCCGAGAAACCGCAGCTCACCGCCATCGTCTCCTGCGGTGGGCACGGGCCGCGCGACCTCGCCCTCGACCCCTCGGGCCGCCGGTTGTACGCGGCGAACGAGAGGTCCGGGGACGTCACCTGGTTCGACGTGGACCCGCTGACCGGCCGGCCGCGGCGGGCCGGTTCGGTCCCCGTGCCCGCCGCCACGTGCGTGGTCTTCGGCTGA
- a CDS encoding nitric oxide synthase oxygenase — MEILHQRSDTAQVWEAAEEFIRLFHRENPEAGDPRARLAAVRAELAGTGTYRHTPEELVHGARVAWRNSNRCIGRLYWNSLRVRDRRELTQADDIAEECFAHLREATNGGRVRPTITVFAPDAPGRPGPLIWSEQLVRYAGYGDHPSITVGDARNGPLTGALLGLGWPGGPGTPFDLLPLVVQGVDDKPRWFETPADAVLEVPIRHPDAADDWADWGLRWHAVPAISNMCLEVGGIHYPAAPFNGWYMGTEIGARNLADTDRYNLLPAVARRLGLDLSTDRSLWKDRALVELNRAVLDSFDRVGVTIADHHTESRRFLSHLEREERKGRAVGADWSWIVPPISGSATPVFHRTYEDRASATAYVHHRGAQERAQGRDLV, encoded by the coding sequence ATGGAAATTCTTCACCAGCGCTCCGACACCGCTCAGGTGTGGGAAGCGGCCGAGGAGTTCATCCGACTCTTCCACCGGGAGAATCCGGAAGCCGGTGATCCGCGTGCTCGACTCGCCGCCGTACGGGCCGAACTCGCGGGCACCGGAACCTACCGACACACCCCGGAGGAACTGGTGCACGGCGCCCGCGTCGCCTGGCGCAACAGCAACCGCTGCATAGGCAGGCTCTACTGGAACTCGCTGCGGGTCCGCGACCGCCGCGAACTGACCCAGGCCGACGACATCGCCGAGGAGTGCTTCGCCCACCTGCGCGAGGCCACCAACGGCGGCCGGGTCCGGCCCACCATCACCGTCTTCGCCCCGGACGCCCCGGGCCGCCCCGGCCCGCTGATCTGGAGCGAGCAACTGGTCCGGTACGCCGGGTACGGAGACCATCCCTCCATCACCGTCGGCGACGCCCGCAACGGCCCGCTCACCGGCGCACTGCTGGGCCTCGGTTGGCCCGGCGGACCCGGCACCCCCTTCGACCTCCTCCCGCTCGTGGTCCAGGGCGTGGACGACAAGCCGCGCTGGTTCGAGACGCCCGCCGACGCGGTGCTGGAGGTCCCGATCCGTCACCCCGACGCCGCCGACGACTGGGCGGACTGGGGACTTCGCTGGCACGCGGTCCCGGCCATCTCCAACATGTGCCTGGAGGTCGGCGGCATCCACTACCCGGCGGCGCCGTTCAACGGCTGGTACATGGGCACCGAGATAGGAGCCCGCAACCTGGCCGACACCGACCGGTACAACCTCCTCCCCGCGGTCGCCCGCCGGCTGGGCCTCGACCTGTCCACCGACCGTTCCCTCTGGAAGGACCGCGCCCTGGTCGAGCTGAACCGGGCCGTACTGGACTCCTTCGACCGGGTCGGGGTGACCATCGCCGACCACCACACCGAGTCCCGGCGCTTCCTGTCCCACCTGGAGCGGGAGGAGCGCAAGGGTCGTGCGGTCGGGGCGGACTGGTCCTGGATCGTGCCGCCGATCTCCGGTTCCGCGACCCCGGTGTTCCACCGCACGTACGAGGACCGGGCCAGCGCGACGGCCTACGTTCACCACCGCGGCGCGCAAGAAAGGGCCCAAGGGCGGGATTTGGTCTAG